Proteins encoded within one genomic window of Flavobacterium oreochromis:
- the dnaK gene encoding molecular chaperone DnaK, whose translation MSKIIGIDLGTTNSCVAVMEGGEPVVIANAEGRRTTPSVIAFVEGGEIKVGDAAKRQAVTNPTKTIASVKRFMGNKYSESAKEASTVAYKVVKGDNDTPRVDIDGRLYTPQELSAMTLQKMKKTAEDYLGHAVTEAVITVPAYFNDAQRQATKEAGEIAGLKVMRIINEPTAAALAYGLDKAAHDKKIAVYDLGGGTFDISILELGDGVFEVLSTNGDTHLGGDDFDQVIIDWLANEFQSTEGLDLRQDPMALQRLKEAAEKAKIELSASAQTEINLPYITATASGPKHLVQTLTRAKFEQLADTLVKRSMEPVAKALKDAGLSTSDIDEVILVGGSTRIPVIQEQVEKFFGKKPSKGVNPDEVVAIGAAIQGGVLTGDVKDVLLLDVTPLSLGIETMGSVMTKLIESNTTIPTRKSQVFSTAVDNQPSVEIHVLQGERPMANDNKTIGRFHLDGIPPAPRGVPQIEVTFDIDANGIIKVSATDKGTGKSHDIRIEASSGLTQEEIERMRKEAEMNAEADKLAKEKADKLNEADSMIFQTEKQLAEFGDKLSEGNKSVIEGALTELKAAYETKEISAITPALDKINEAWKNASEELYKAQAEGQQAAQGQPQADANGGDATQDVEFEEVK comes from the coding sequence ATGAGTAAAATTATTGGAATCGACTTGGGTACTACTAACTCATGTGTAGCAGTAATGGAAGGTGGAGAACCGGTTGTAATTGCAAACGCAGAAGGTAGAAGAACTACTCCGTCAGTAATTGCTTTTGTTGAAGGAGGAGAAATTAAAGTAGGGGATGCTGCAAAACGTCAAGCAGTAACTAACCCAACTAAAACCATTGCTTCAGTTAAGCGTTTTATGGGTAACAAATACTCTGAAAGTGCTAAAGAAGCATCTACTGTGGCTTATAAAGTAGTGAAAGGAGATAACGATACACCACGTGTAGATATTGATGGTCGCTTATATACACCACAAGAATTATCAGCTATGACACTTCAGAAAATGAAGAAAACAGCTGAAGATTATTTAGGACATGCAGTAACAGAAGCGGTTATTACAGTTCCAGCTTATTTTAACGATGCACAACGTCAGGCTACTAAAGAAGCAGGAGAAATTGCAGGTTTAAAAGTAATGCGTATCATTAACGAGCCTACAGCTGCAGCTTTAGCTTACGGTTTAGATAAGGCCGCTCATGACAAAAAGATTGCTGTATACGATTTAGGTGGAGGTACTTTTGATATCTCAATCTTAGAATTAGGAGACGGTGTATTTGAAGTATTATCTACTAATGGTGATACGCACTTAGGAGGAGATGATTTTGATCAAGTAATCATTGATTGGTTGGCAAATGAATTTCAATCAACTGAAGGTCTAGATTTACGTCAAGACCCAATGGCTTTACAACGTTTGAAAGAAGCAGCTGAAAAAGCTAAAATTGAATTATCAGCTTCTGCTCAAACAGAAATAAACCTGCCTTATATTACAGCTACAGCTTCAGGGCCTAAGCACTTAGTGCAAACTTTAACTCGTGCTAAATTTGAACAATTAGCAGATACATTAGTGAAACGTTCAATGGAGCCAGTAGCTAAAGCATTAAAAGATGCTGGTTTATCTACATCAGATATTGATGAAGTAATCTTAGTAGGAGGTTCTACTCGTATCCCAGTTATTCAAGAACAAGTAGAAAAATTCTTTGGGAAAAAACCTTCTAAAGGAGTAAATCCAGATGAAGTAGTAGCAATTGGAGCAGCTATTCAAGGAGGTGTATTAACAGGAGATGTTAAAGATGTATTATTATTAGATGTTACACCACTTTCATTAGGTATTGAAACAATGGGAAGTGTAATGACAAAATTAATAGAGTCTAATACAACAATTCCAACTAGAAAATCACAAGTTTTCTCAACGGCAGTAGATAATCAACCATCAGTGGAAATTCACGTATTACAAGGTGAAAGACCAATGGCTAATGATAACAAAACAATCGGTCGTTTCCATTTAGATGGTATTCCACCAGCACCAAGAGGAGTTCCTCAAATTGAAGTAACTTTTGACATTGATGCTAATGGTATTATTAAAGTTTCAGCTACTGATAAAGGAACAGGAAAATCACATGATATTCGTATCGAAGCTTCTTCAGGTTTAACTCAAGAAGAAATTGAAAGAATGCGTAAAGAAGCTGAAATGAATGCTGAAGCAGATAAATTAGCTAAAGAAAAAGCTGATAAATTAAATGAAGCAGATAGTATGATTTTTCAAACTGAAAAACAATTAGCTGAGTTTGGAGATAAATTATCAGAAGGAAATAAATCAGTAATTGAAGGAGCTTTAACTGAATTAAAAGCAGCATATGAAACTAAAGAAATTTCTGCAATTACTCCAGCATTAGATAAAATTAATGAAGCTTGGAAAAATGCCTCTGAAGAATTATACAAAGCACAAGCTGAAGGTCAGCAAGCAGCTCAAGGGCAACCACAAGCTGATGCTAATGGAGGTGATGCTACTCAAGATGTAGAGTTTGAAGAAGTAAAATAA
- a CDS encoding RidA family protein: MKKIIFTEQAPAPIGPYSQAVLIKDTLYTSGQIAINPESSELILTSIEEETEQVMQNLKAVLEAANMSFENVIKTTIFIMNMGDFAKINSVYGKYFEEATAPARETVQVATLPKNVNIEISMIAVR, from the coding sequence ATGAAAAAAATAATTTTTACAGAACAAGCACCTGCCCCAATTGGACCTTATAGTCAAGCTGTTTTGATTAAAGATACTTTATATACATCTGGACAAATTGCTATCAACCCAGAAAGTAGTGAATTAATATTAACTTCAATTGAAGAGGAAACAGAACAAGTAATGCAGAATTTAAAAGCTGTACTTGAAGCTGCAAATATGAGCTTTGAAAATGTAATTAAAACTACTATTTTCATCATGAATATGGGTGATTTCGCAAAAATTAACTCCGTTTATGGAAAATATTTTGAAGAAGCTACTGCTCCTGCTCGTGAAACAGTACAGGTTGCGACTCTTCCTAAAAATGTAAATATTGAAATTTCTATGATTGCTGTCAGATAA
- a CDS encoding N-acetylmuramoyl-L-alanine amidase family protein: MKYVFFAALFALSGILQAQNNTKFRVCLDAGHGNQDFGATYHGYVEKQINLAIVLKLGAILEKDPTIDVIYTRKTDTFIELVERANIANKNKANIFVSIHCNANKNLEAYGSETYVMGLSKSASSLAVARKENEVIKLEDNYKTKYAGYNPNAPESLISATIAQEEYLDQSIELASRIQDNFDQKVNRKNRGVHQAPFMVLHKAFMPRVLVETGFISNSLEGAYLNSEEGQENIARSIADAIFRMKAEHFGGSVPF; the protein is encoded by the coding sequence ATGAAATATGTTTTTTTTGCGGCTTTATTTGCTTTGTCTGGTATTCTTCAAGCACAAAATAATACTAAATTCAGAGTTTGTTTAGATGCAGGACATGGTAATCAGGATTTTGGTGCTACTTATCATGGTTATGTAGAAAAACAAATTAATTTGGCTATTGTCTTAAAATTAGGAGCTATTTTAGAAAAAGATCCTACTATTGATGTTATTTATACACGTAAAACAGATACTTTTATAGAACTTGTTGAACGTGCTAATATAGCTAATAAAAATAAAGCCAATATTTTTGTTTCTATTCATTGTAATGCAAATAAAAATTTAGAAGCATATGGTTCAGAAACCTATGTGATGGGGCTTTCTAAAAGTGCGTCTAGTTTAGCTGTTGCTAGAAAAGAAAACGAAGTAATAAAATTAGAAGATAATTATAAAACTAAATACGCAGGTTATAATCCTAATGCTCCTGAATCTTTGATTAGTGCTACAATTGCACAAGAGGAGTATCTAGATCAAAGTATTGAATTAGCCAGTAGAATTCAAGATAATTTTGATCAAAAAGTAAATAGAAAAAATAGAGGAGTGCATCAAGCACCTTTTATGGTTTTACATAAAGCTTTTATGCCTAGAGTATTAGTTGAAACAGGATTTATATCTAATTCCTTAGAAGGAGCCTATCTAAATTCAGAAGAAGGACAAGAAAATATTGCAAGATCTATAGCTGATGCTATTTTTAGAATGAAAGCGGAACATTTTGGAGGTTCAGTTCCTTTTTAG
- a CDS encoding MlaD family protein encodes MKITREIKTAILVIASILLFIWGYSFLKGSNLLNNHKKLFVEFDNVEGLLSSASVTINGKVVGKVRSLNLTDTGKILAELQINQDDFPISKSSVAQIYEPGFIGGKQIAIIPNFMDKNIAVDGDRLKADVKLGLTDNLGKKLAPTQQKIESLVQDADQLMINVNKVLNDQTKADLQQAIAQLSQTMAEFNKLGKGANQLLATNQKSLNHSLSNIEKITTDFSKVSNELEKAELGKTLKNLEGTLVNVNKLMADMQAGQGTLGKAMKDEAMYNNFTKAAKELELLLQDVRLHPTRYVNVSLFGKKRNLIKRQKHN; translated from the coding sequence TTGAAAATAACACGAGAAATTAAAACAGCAATTCTAGTAATTGCTTCTATTTTATTATTTATCTGGGGATACAGTTTTTTAAAAGGGAGTAATTTATTAAATAACCATAAAAAACTATTTGTTGAATTTGATAATGTAGAAGGGCTTCTTTCCTCTGCTTCTGTAACTATTAATGGAAAAGTAGTAGGAAAAGTAAGGTCATTAAACTTAACAGATACAGGAAAAATCTTAGCAGAGCTACAGATTAATCAAGATGATTTTCCAATTTCAAAATCAAGTGTCGCTCAAATATACGAACCAGGTTTTATAGGAGGAAAGCAAATAGCTATTATTCCTAACTTTATGGATAAGAATATAGCAGTTGATGGAGACCGATTAAAAGCAGATGTTAAATTAGGATTAACAGATAATTTAGGTAAAAAATTAGCTCCAACTCAACAAAAAATAGAATCATTAGTTCAAGATGCTGATCAATTAATGATTAATGTTAATAAGGTATTAAATGATCAAACGAAAGCAGACCTTCAACAAGCTATTGCTCAGCTTAGTCAAACAATGGCTGAGTTTAATAAATTAGGTAAAGGAGCCAATCAATTATTGGCAACTAACCAAAAAAGTTTGAATCATTCATTAAGTAACATAGAAAAAATTACCACAGATTTTTCTAAAGTATCTAATGAGCTAGAAAAAGCAGAATTAGGAAAAACTTTAAAAAATTTAGAAGGGACTTTGGTAAATGTTAACAAGTTGATGGCTGACATGCAGGCGGGGCAAGGTACTTTAGGTAAAGCTATGAAAGACGAGGCAATGTATAATAATTTTACAAAAGCAGCTAAAGAACTGGAGTTGTTATTACAAGATGTACGTTTACACCCTACACGTTATGTAAATGTTTCTCTTTTTGGTAAAAAGAGAAACCTTATAAAGCGCCAGAAACACAATTGA
- a CDS encoding (Fe-S)-binding protein, protein MNYLSSLFFLIILGVGIGFFTKNVKKIIRNIKLGKDINRSDRSSDRWKNMLLVAFGQKKMFTRPIPAALHFVLYSAFIITQIELVEIFIDGIFGTHRFFRPALGSFYTFLISFIEILSVTALVATVAFLMRRNLLKLPRLNKTELLGWPKKDANLILIMEIILVTCIFTMNGTDEVLYTIGKSHFEGQGSFGFAVSQHLGPAFFGGLSEGTLHILERIGWWGHFMMVMVFLNYLYYSKHLHIILAFPNTFFADLNPLGKFDNLESVTNEVKLMMDPNADPYAAAPADAVPSKFGASDVTDLNWVQLLNAYTCTECGRCTSSCPANQTGKKLSPRKIMMDTRDRLTEVGDNIENNKGVFVDDGKSLLNDYITQEELWACTSCNACVEECPVNISPLSIIMDMRRYLVMEQSAAPQSLNAMMTNIENNSAPWQYSQMDRLNWKDEN, encoded by the coding sequence ATGAATTATTTAAGCAGTTTATTTTTTCTGATTATTCTAGGTGTTGGAATAGGATTTTTTACAAAAAATGTAAAAAAAATCATTCGTAACATAAAGTTAGGAAAAGATATAAATCGATCAGATCGTTCATCAGATCGTTGGAAAAATATGCTCCTAGTAGCATTTGGTCAAAAAAAGATGTTTACACGTCCAATACCTGCAGCCTTGCATTTTGTATTGTATTCAGCTTTTATAATCACCCAAATTGAGTTAGTAGAAATTTTTATTGATGGTATTTTTGGTACTCATCGTTTTTTTAGACCAGCTTTAGGTAGTTTTTATACTTTTTTAATCAGCTTTATAGAAATTTTATCAGTTACCGCCTTAGTCGCTACAGTTGCTTTTTTAATGAGAAGAAATTTATTGAAATTACCTCGTTTAAATAAAACTGAATTATTAGGTTGGCCTAAAAAAGATGCAAATTTAATCTTAATAATGGAGATTATATTAGTAACCTGCATTTTTACAATGAATGGAACTGATGAAGTGTTATATACAATAGGAAAATCACACTTTGAAGGACAAGGATCATTTGGATTTGCGGTATCTCAGCACTTAGGACCCGCTTTTTTTGGAGGTTTAAGCGAAGGAACTTTGCATATTCTAGAAAGAATAGGTTGGTGGGGACATTTTATGATGGTAATGGTTTTCTTGAATTATTTATACTACTCAAAACACTTACATATTATTTTAGCATTTCCAAATACATTTTTTGCAGATTTAAACCCATTAGGGAAATTTGATAACTTAGAAAGTGTTACCAATGAAGTAAAATTAATGATGGATCCAAATGCAGATCCTTATGCTGCAGCACCTGCTGATGCAGTACCAAGTAAATTTGGGGCTTCTGATGTTACCGATTTAAATTGGGTTCAATTGTTAAATGCTTATACTTGTACTGAATGTGGACGTTGTACATCTTCTTGCCCTGCAAATCAAACAGGTAAAAAATTATCCCCTCGCAAAATCATGATGGATACACGTGATCGTTTAACAGAAGTTGGAGATAATATAGAAAACAATAAAGGTGTATTTGTAGATGATGGAAAATCATTGTTAAATGACTATATCACACAAGAAGAACTTTGGGCTTGTACATCTTGTAATGCTTGTGTAGAAGAATGTCCAGTTAATATAAGTCCACTTTCAATTATTATGGATATGCGTCGTTATTTGGTAATGGAACAAAGTGCAGCACCTCAATCTTTAAATGCCATGATGACAAATATTGAAAATAATAGCGCTCCTTGGCAATATAGTCAGATGGATCGTTTGAATTGGAAAGACGAAAATTAA
- a CDS encoding ABC transporter ATPase, with translation MYIPFENMPLDSRVWIYQSNRKLSETEVEEIAAYTEKFLADWSAHGASLEASFDIRYNRFIILAVNVSVQAPTGCSIDSSVQFIQQLEKKYEIDLLDKMNVTFKNGEFIAHKSLIDFKKMAKEKAVSASTIVFNNLVNTIEELNDSWEVPASESWHSRFF, from the coding sequence ATGTATATACCTTTTGAAAATATGCCCCTTGATTCACGAGTTTGGATTTATCAATCAAACCGAAAATTAAGTGAGACTGAAGTGGAAGAAATAGCCGCTTATACTGAAAAATTTCTTGCTGATTGGTCAGCTCACGGTGCTTCTTTAGAAGCATCGTTTGATATTCGTTATAATCGTTTTATTATTTTAGCTGTAAATGTAAGTGTTCAAGCTCCCACAGGTTGTTCAATTGATAGCTCTGTACAATTTATTCAACAATTAGAAAAAAAATACGAAATTGATTTGTTGGATAAAATGAATGTTACTTTTAAAAATGGTGAATTTATTGCCCATAAATCATTAATAGATTTTAAGAAAATGGCTAAAGAAAAAGCTGTTTCTGCTTCTACCATTGTTTTTAATAATTTAGTTAATACTATAGAGGAACTTAATGATTCTTGGGAAGTTCCTGCAAGTGAAAGTTGGCATAGCCGCTTTTTTTAA
- a CDS encoding 5'-nucleotidase C-terminal domain-containing protein: MKHFGLILTLITFSFTTSAQNVVKEIHGKQIKVDASVGSIQEYETLIAPYRQQINKDLDKVLAYNPQLLDKTKGSKFQSNIGDLFAEIILEKSSQVFKERENKSADISVLNSGGIRTVIPLGNVTARNAFEVMPFENAAMILEVKGDVILDFINFFIKEKKPHPFAGMSFTITADNKAKDIKIGKNDLDLGKTYYVAANDYLASGGDRMEFFLRATRKISIDYKLRDMLIDYFDEVDIVKVPQITKVTQE, translated from the coding sequence ATGAAACATTTTGGTTTAATTTTAACGTTAATAACGTTTAGCTTTACTACAAGTGCACAAAATGTAGTAAAAGAAATTCATGGCAAACAAATTAAAGTTGATGCCAGCGTAGGTAGTATTCAAGAATATGAAACTTTGATAGCTCCTTATAGACAACAAATTAATAAAGACCTGGACAAAGTACTTGCCTACAATCCACAATTATTAGACAAGACAAAAGGAAGTAAATTTCAAAGTAATATTGGTGATTTATTTGCTGAAATCATTTTAGAAAAAAGCAGTCAAGTTTTTAAAGAAAGAGAAAATAAATCAGCCGACATTTCTGTTCTAAACAGTGGTGGAATACGTACTGTCATTCCTTTAGGAAATGTTACAGCCAGAAACGCCTTTGAAGTAATGCCTTTTGAAAATGCTGCTATGATTTTAGAAGTAAAAGGAGATGTAATTTTAGACTTCATTAATTTCTTTATCAAAGAAAAAAAACCACATCCTTTTGCTGGAATGAGTTTTACAATAACAGCAGACAACAAAGCGAAAGACATTAAAATTGGAAAAAATGATTTAGATTTAGGAAAGACTTATTACGTAGCAGCTAATGACTATTTAGCTAGCGGTGGTGACCGCATGGAATTTTTCTTAAGAGCTACTCGTAAAATATCTATTGACTACAAATTAAGAGATATGCTTATTGACTACTTTGATGAAGTAGATATCGTAAAAGTTCCACAAATTACTAAAGTTACTCAAGAATAA
- the coaBC gene encoding bifunctional phosphopantothenoylcysteine decarboxylase/phosphopantothenate--cysteine ligase CoaBC, whose protein sequence is MSVLSGKKIILGVTGGIAAYKSASLVRLLIKAGAQVQVIMTPASVDFVTPLTLSTLSKNPVYIHFFNEDDAAALWNNHVDLGIWADLMIIAPATANTMSKMVNGNCDNLLLATYLSAKCPVYFAPAMDLDMYKHPSTLANFDALKRFGNTMIPAERGELASGLSGEGRMAEPENIISFIEKDLEAKLPLKGKKILITAGPTYEAIDPVRFIGNHSTGKMGFDIADVAASLGAQVVLITGPTYLQPKNKTIQIQRVRSAEDMYNACHEHFQTIDVVIAAAAVADYKPKNVASQKIKKNDATFIIELEKTKDVLASLGAIKKNQFLIGFALETENEIEHAKQKIQKKNLDLVVLNSLNDPGAGFGQPTNKITFIDKEFNIEPHELKSKEEVALDIVNKIVNHYA, encoded by the coding sequence ATGTCGGTTTTAAGTGGTAAAAAAATAATACTAGGTGTAACTGGTGGAATTGCCGCTTATAAGTCGGCTTCATTAGTAAGACTTTTAATAAAAGCAGGTGCTCAGGTTCAGGTAATCATGACACCTGCTTCTGTTGATTTTGTTACTCCACTAACACTTTCAACATTATCTAAAAACCCAGTTTATATTCATTTTTTTAATGAAGATGATGCCGCTGCTTTATGGAATAATCACGTAGATTTAGGGATTTGGGCTGATCTTATGATTATTGCGCCTGCAACTGCTAACACAATGTCTAAAATGGTAAATGGAAATTGTGATAATCTTTTATTAGCAACCTATTTGTCAGCTAAGTGTCCTGTTTATTTTGCACCAGCAATGGACTTAGATATGTATAAACATCCTTCTACTTTAGCTAATTTTGATGCTTTAAAAAGATTCGGAAATACTATGATACCGGCTGAGAGAGGTGAATTAGCGAGTGGTTTGTCTGGGGAAGGGCGTATGGCTGAACCTGAAAATATTATTTCTTTTATAGAAAAAGATTTAGAAGCTAAACTTCCTCTAAAAGGGAAAAAAATATTAATTACAGCAGGACCTACTTATGAAGCCATAGATCCTGTTCGATTTATAGGGAATCATTCCACAGGTAAAATGGGATTTGATATAGCTGATGTAGCAGCTAGTTTAGGTGCTCAGGTAGTTTTAATTACAGGCCCTACTTATTTACAGCCTAAAAATAAAACAATTCAAATACAACGAGTACGTTCAGCAGAAGATATGTATAATGCCTGTCATGAGCATTTTCAAACAATAGATGTTGTTATTGCCGCTGCTGCTGTGGCGGATTATAAACCTAAAAATGTAGCATCTCAAAAAATAAAAAAGAATGATGCAACGTTTATAATAGAACTAGAAAAAACAAAAGACGTTTTAGCTTCTCTAGGAGCGATTAAAAAAAATCAATTTTTAATTGGATTTGCACTAGAAACTGAAAATGAAATAGAACACGCCAAACAAAAAATACAGAAAAAAAATCTAGATTTAGTTGTTTTAAATTCATTGAACGATCCAGGAGCTGGTTTTGGACAACCTACTAATAAAATTACTTTTATTGATAAGGAATTTAATATAGAACCTCACGAATTAAAATCAAAAGAAGAAGTGGCTTTGGATATAGTTAATAAAATTGTAAATCATTATGCGTAA
- the porD gene encoding type IX secretion system protein PorD, which produces MRKLLILFTCLFFSKYYAQELNCTVEFNTSQVSGTNQQIFKTLKKSLTEFINNTKWTDKTYKSNEKINCSFLFNISSFDNLNQFTGSLQVTATRPVYDATYTTSILNINDKELNFTYNEFQNLVFNPNSYESNLISVVAFYANMIIGMDADTFALEGGTKAFENASNIVAQAQVTQEKGWVATSPHNRYFLVNDMLSPTFASYRKTIYDYHLGALDKMAENSKLGKEAIQKAIFNLKEIAVSRPNAYLTRIFFDTKSDEILSVFSEGPKMDVVQLVETLSKLSPTNISKWSQISF; this is translated from the coding sequence ATGCGTAAACTTTTAATCTTATTTACCTGTTTATTCTTCAGCAAGTATTACGCGCAGGAGTTAAACTGTACAGTAGAATTTAATACAAGTCAGGTTTCGGGAACCAATCAACAAATATTTAAGACTTTAAAAAAATCGCTTACTGAGTTTATAAATAACACTAAATGGACAGATAAAACATATAAGTCTAATGAAAAAATAAATTGTTCATTCCTCTTTAATATTAGTTCCTTTGATAATTTAAATCAGTTTACAGGTAGTTTACAAGTGACAGCTACAAGACCCGTGTATGATGCAACATACACCACTTCTATTTTGAATATTAATGATAAAGAATTAAATTTTACATACAATGAGTTTCAAAATTTAGTATTCAATCCTAATTCTTATGAATCTAATTTGATTTCTGTAGTTGCTTTTTATGCTAATATGATCATTGGAATGGATGCAGATACCTTTGCGTTAGAAGGAGGGACGAAAGCCTTTGAAAATGCTTCTAATATTGTAGCTCAAGCGCAAGTAACACAAGAAAAAGGATGGGTGGCAACCTCTCCCCATAATCGTTATTTTTTAGTGAATGATATGTTATCACCAACTTTTGCATCTTATCGTAAAACCATATATGACTATCATTTAGGTGCATTAGATAAAATGGCTGAAAATTCGAAACTAGGAAAAGAAGCTATTCAAAAAGCAATTTTTAATTTAAAAGAAATTGCAGTATCCCGTCCAAACGCTTATTTGACTCGGATTTTTTTTGATACTAAATCTGATGAAATTTTGAGCGTGTTTTCTGAAGGACCTAAAATGGATGTCGTTCAATTAGTTGAAACATTAAGTAAATTATCTCCTACAAATATTAGTAAATGGAGTCAAATTAGTTTTTAA
- the recN gene encoding DNA repair protein RecN gives MLIQLSIKNFALIEQLEMNFSNQFSIITGETGAGKSILLGALGLVLGNRADLGSLKDKEQKCVIEAHFNLSAYNLQAFFEQNDMDFEELTIIRREILPSGKSRAFVNDSPVNLTELQELGTFLIDIHSQQQTRELTEEAYQIQILDAIASNTALLQTYQKDLKNYKSLKGALNKILSEKESLAKEADYNSFLLQELVNANLKEGEQQELEDTFEKLNNIEIIKENLDKSIVLSNEEQIGILQNLKEVKNSLQKIAPFSPEYQALFERMTSVLIEIDDLISDLENQSEKLFSDPEKLELVNQKLQLIYNLQKKHQVATVEELIQIQKDLDAKVVFAGDLDEQIEKLQSEINLLQDQLIEITATITKNRKEAVPILVTQITNVLSELGMSNARFEFDIKESNTFLINGKDEIQLLFSANKGTDFGLLKKVASGGEMSRIMLAVKAVLANYSKLPTIIFDEIDTGVSGEVAQKMANIMKLMSNKMQVFAITHLPQIASKGQQHYKVFKSDRADVTISELKLLSLEERIIEIAEMLSGKNISDSAIAHAKALLN, from the coding sequence ATGCTTATACAATTATCAATTAAAAATTTTGCATTAATAGAACAATTAGAAATGAATTTTTCTAATCAGTTTTCTATAATCACAGGTGAAACAGGTGCTGGTAAATCTATTTTATTAGGAGCACTTGGATTAGTATTAGGAAATCGAGCAGATTTAGGATCTCTAAAAGATAAAGAACAAAAATGTGTAATAGAAGCTCATTTTAACTTATCAGCCTATAATCTACAAGCTTTTTTTGAACAAAATGATATGGACTTTGAAGAATTAACGATTATTCGTCGTGAAATTCTCCCTTCAGGAAAATCAAGGGCTTTTGTGAATGACAGTCCTGTAAACTTAACCGAGTTGCAAGAACTCGGCACGTTTTTAATTGATATTCATTCACAACAACAAACACGTGAGCTAACAGAAGAAGCATATCAAATTCAAATATTAGATGCTATAGCGTCTAATACAGCTTTATTGCAGACCTACCAGAAAGATTTAAAAAACTATAAATCACTTAAGGGAGCCTTAAACAAAATATTATCTGAAAAAGAATCTCTAGCTAAAGAAGCAGATTATAACAGCTTTTTGTTACAAGAATTGGTAAACGCTAATTTAAAAGAAGGAGAACAACAAGAATTAGAAGATACTTTTGAAAAATTAAATAATATTGAAATTATAAAAGAAAATCTTGATAAATCCATTGTGTTAAGTAATGAAGAACAAATAGGGATTTTACAAAATTTAAAAGAAGTAAAAAATTCACTTCAGAAAATAGCTCCTTTTTCTCCAGAATATCAAGCTTTGTTTGAAAGAATGACAAGTGTTTTGATAGAAATAGATGATTTAATAAGTGATTTAGAAAATCAAAGTGAAAAACTTTTTAGTGATCCTGAAAAGTTAGAATTAGTAAATCAAAAATTACAGCTTATTTATAATCTTCAGAAAAAGCACCAAGTAGCTACTGTAGAAGAATTAATTCAAATTCAAAAAGATCTAGATGCAAAAGTTGTATTTGCTGGAGATCTAGATGAACAAATTGAAAAATTGCAATCTGAAATAAATCTTCTCCAAGATCAATTAATAGAAATAACCGCAACTATTACAAAAAACCGTAAAGAGGCGGTACCCATTTTAGTGACTCAAATAACAAATGTTTTAAGTGAGTTAGGTATGTCAAATGCTCGTTTTGAATTTGATATAAAAGAATCAAATACATTTTTAATTAACGGGAAAGATGAAATTCAATTATTGTTTTCTGCTAATAAAGGAACTGATTTTGGGTTGTTAAAAAAAGTAGCTTCAGGAGGAGAAATGTCTCGTATAATGTTAGCTGTTAAAGCAGTTTTAGCAAACTATTCAAAATTACCTACTATAATTTTTGATGAAATAGATACAGGGGTTTCCGGAGAAGTAGCTCAAAAAATGGCAAATATTATGAAGTTAATGAGTAATAAGATGCAGGTTTTTGCTATTACTCACTTACCTCAAATTGCATCTAAAGGTCAGCAACACTATAAAGTGTTTAAATCTGATAGAGCAGATGTTACTATTTCAGAATTAAAATTATTATCTCTAGAAGAAAGAATAATTGAAATAGCGGAAATGTTATCAGGTAAAAATATTTCAGACTCTGCTATTGCACATGCAAAAGCTTTGCTTAACTAA